From Myxococcus xanthus, a single genomic window includes:
- a CDS encoding penicillin-binding protein activator, with amino-acid sequence MDVLPTLRRSLVIALALLLTACPRSTRTPSGGDTGGDLPSGDPFPTRPSVEAKKDPTADAALAQASQTARATPDKKKAAEAYLSVRKAYPATTAGQDALYQAGVLFFESKDFVNARKSFNELLFENPLHSRADDAKHKLAVSAMEVGAYRDAYQTLSSLAERASGAERTQLLNEAARAAEGAGLYGQALQIAVDEAGQAQGAQAQAAAVAKVEALVEGRAGFVDIARVAEGLSPSNPAWPVITFKLARVYYHLRDWTRLEETLNRFLAQAPGHAFAPQARELLARATRRVEARPRTVGVLLPMTGRYQPIGEAVLRGIQLGLEGSGVELVVKDTQGDVNKTGQAMEQLAFDDGAIAVLGPLLADDSKRAALVAEELQVPLLTMSRQDGITELGSYVFRNMLTNAAQAEAIADYAMNVKGYKRFALLYPNIPYGVELADAFWDQVVARGGGVRGAERYSHDQTTFTTEAKKLVGRYYLDDRGDYIEGVRDVQGENLDAFRRRKAMEKVKSGVEPIIDFDAIFMPDDWRRVSLVAPALAVEDIVTNACDPRDLERIRKTTGKKELKTVTLFGANQWSSPKGRSGLPELVERGGKFVTCSVFVDGFFVDSQRPATRRFVEQYREAYRAETGRDPGLLEAIGYDSGRMLRQLMEQKDAPRTRAQMRDAMANLKDFDGATGRTSFNAKREAVKQLFLLSIDNKGVTEINVEKERQKAASASGGSGT; translated from the coding sequence ATGGATGTCCTGCCCACCCTGCGCCGCTCGCTCGTCATCGCCCTGGCCCTGCTGCTGACGGCCTGCCCCCGGTCCACCCGCACGCCCTCCGGAGGTGACACCGGCGGGGACCTGCCTTCGGGAGACCCGTTCCCCACGCGTCCTTCGGTGGAGGCGAAGAAGGACCCCACCGCCGACGCGGCGCTGGCGCAGGCATCCCAGACGGCCCGCGCCACCCCGGACAAGAAGAAGGCCGCGGAGGCCTACCTGTCGGTGCGCAAGGCGTATCCCGCCACCACCGCGGGCCAGGACGCGCTCTATCAGGCCGGCGTCCTCTTCTTCGAGTCCAAGGACTTCGTCAACGCGCGCAAGAGCTTCAACGAGCTGCTCTTCGAGAACCCGCTCCATTCGCGGGCGGATGACGCCAAGCACAAGCTGGCCGTCTCCGCGATGGAGGTGGGCGCCTACCGCGACGCGTACCAGACGCTCTCCAGCCTCGCCGAGCGCGCCAGTGGCGCCGAGCGCACCCAACTGCTCAACGAGGCCGCTCGCGCCGCGGAGGGCGCCGGCCTCTACGGGCAGGCGCTGCAGATTGCGGTGGACGAGGCGGGCCAGGCCCAGGGCGCTCAGGCGCAGGCCGCCGCGGTGGCCAAGGTGGAGGCGCTGGTGGAGGGCCGCGCGGGCTTCGTGGACATCGCCCGCGTGGCGGAGGGCCTGTCGCCGTCCAACCCGGCGTGGCCCGTCATCACCTTCAAGTTGGCGCGCGTCTACTACCACCTGCGGGACTGGACGCGGCTGGAGGAGACGCTGAACCGTTTCCTCGCCCAGGCGCCCGGCCACGCCTTCGCGCCGCAGGCCCGCGAGCTGCTGGCCCGCGCCACGCGCCGGGTGGAGGCCCGCCCCCGCACGGTGGGCGTGCTGCTGCCCATGACGGGCCGCTACCAGCCCATTGGCGAGGCGGTGCTGCGCGGCATCCAGCTGGGGCTGGAAGGCAGCGGCGTGGAGCTGGTGGTGAAGGACACGCAGGGCGACGTCAACAAGACGGGCCAGGCCATGGAGCAACTGGCCTTCGACGACGGCGCCATCGCCGTGTTGGGGCCCCTGCTGGCGGATGACTCGAAGCGCGCGGCGCTGGTGGCCGAGGAGCTCCAGGTGCCGCTGCTGACCATGAGCCGGCAGGACGGCATCACCGAGCTGGGCAGCTACGTCTTCCGCAACATGCTCACCAACGCGGCGCAGGCGGAGGCCATCGCCGACTACGCGATGAACGTGAAGGGCTACAAGCGCTTCGCGCTGCTGTACCCGAACATCCCCTACGGCGTGGAGCTGGCGGATGCCTTCTGGGACCAGGTGGTGGCGCGGGGCGGCGGCGTGCGCGGGGCGGAGCGCTATTCGCACGACCAGACGACCTTCACCACCGAGGCCAAGAAGCTGGTGGGCCGCTACTACCTGGATGACCGCGGCGACTACATCGAGGGCGTGCGCGACGTGCAGGGGGAGAACCTGGACGCCTTCCGCCGCCGCAAGGCGATGGAGAAGGTGAAGAGCGGCGTGGAGCCCATCATCGACTTCGACGCCATCTTCATGCCGGACGACTGGCGCCGCGTCAGCCTGGTGGCGCCCGCGCTGGCGGTGGAGGACATCGTCACCAACGCGTGTGACCCGCGTGATTTGGAGCGCATCCGCAAGACGACGGGCAAGAAGGAGCTGAAGACGGTGACGCTCTTCGGCGCCAACCAGTGGAGCAGCCCCAAGGGCCGCTCGGGGCTGCCGGAGCTGGTGGAGCGCGGCGGCAAGTTCGTCACCTGCTCGGTGTTCGTGGACGGCTTCTTCGTGGACTCGCAGCGTCCGGCCACGCGCCGCTTCGTGGAGCAGTACCGCGAGGCCTACCGGGCGGAGACGGGGCGGGACCCGGGTCTGCTGGAGGCCATTGGCTACGACTCCGGTCGGATGTTGCGGCAGCTCATGGAGCAGAAGGATGCACCGCGCACCCGCGCGCAGATGCGTGACGCGATGGCCAACCTGAAGGACTTCGACGGGGCCACCGGGCGCACGTCCTTCAACGCGAAGCGCGAGGCGGTGAAGCAGCTGTTCCTGTTGTCCATCGACAACAAGGGCGTCACGGAAATCAACGTCGAGAAGGAGCGGCAGAAGGCCGCCTCGGCGTCAGGAGGCTCAGGGACATGA
- a CDS encoding serine/threonine-protein kinase, with protein sequence MASELICDTCGLAVPADTTVCPRDGTVVLSSFDVPPREEPNVVVQASEPPPPAAVQRDPLIGLKLGEYELRSRIGVGGMGLVYEGIQPLIGKRVAVKVLRPELAHSTEQVERLLAEARAVNAIRHRGIIDIFGFGQVPDGRQYIVMEYLEGQALDAVLTEKNRLPVQEALALLDEVLAALAAAHGAGVVHRDLKPSNIFLVQQPDGSRYVKVLDFGLAKRGQGPTGRTAQTRTDMVVGTPEYMAPEQARGQEVGPMTDLYALGVVTFEIVTGRLPFVGSSPVDLLMKHVEARPPRPSEFVSDLPPALDAFILQMLTKDPETRPNSADALRQQLHKLRRTLRASTRSNPSALAPGFEKAAAVAEADSRRPTTPVPVPPELNTPLTSQELRAAGVRSPLRKHLPLLGAVSFALLLLAGAAAVVIRGAKAPALVPPSIMPQQAAAPEQTAAVTPQQAAAPEQAAAVPSPPPESEQAPVEEVPLQPLVVAAVAPAPPDSVERPPPAPRAEDTRVAPPRPLKASAPTLEDILQSINRLERRVDRLETSGKIDAPKANAARNLLAKYRDDARADTSAHARIDLLKKVTGVAGMIR encoded by the coding sequence ATGGCTTCCGAGTTGATCTGCGATACCTGCGGCCTGGCCGTACCTGCCGACACCACCGTGTGCCCACGCGATGGGACGGTGGTGCTGTCGTCGTTCGACGTGCCCCCGCGCGAGGAGCCGAACGTGGTGGTACAGGCCTCAGAGCCTCCCCCGCCCGCGGCCGTGCAGAGGGACCCGCTCATCGGCTTGAAGCTGGGCGAGTACGAGCTGCGCTCGCGCATCGGCGTGGGCGGCATGGGGCTGGTGTACGAGGGCATCCAGCCGCTCATCGGCAAGCGCGTGGCGGTGAAGGTGCTGCGTCCGGAGCTGGCCCACTCCACCGAGCAGGTGGAGCGGCTGCTGGCGGAGGCCCGCGCCGTCAACGCCATCCGTCACCGGGGCATCATCGACATCTTCGGCTTCGGCCAGGTGCCGGACGGCCGGCAGTACATCGTCATGGAGTACCTGGAGGGCCAGGCGCTCGACGCGGTGCTGACGGAGAAGAACCGGCTTCCGGTGCAGGAGGCGCTGGCGCTGCTCGACGAGGTGCTGGCCGCGCTGGCCGCCGCGCATGGCGCGGGCGTGGTGCACCGCGACCTCAAGCCGAGCAACATCTTCCTGGTGCAGCAGCCGGACGGCTCGCGCTACGTGAAGGTGCTGGACTTCGGGCTCGCCAAGCGAGGCCAGGGCCCCACCGGCCGCACCGCGCAGACGCGCACGGACATGGTGGTGGGCACGCCGGAGTACATGGCGCCGGAGCAGGCGCGCGGCCAGGAAGTGGGGCCGATGACGGACCTCTACGCCCTGGGTGTCGTCACCTTCGAAATCGTCACCGGCCGCCTGCCCTTCGTGGGCAGCTCGCCGGTGGACCTGCTGATGAAGCACGTGGAGGCGCGGCCGCCTCGCCCGTCGGAGTTCGTCTCCGATTTGCCGCCCGCGCTGGATGCCTTCATCTTGCAGATGCTCACCAAGGACCCGGAGACGCGCCCCAACTCCGCGGACGCGCTGCGGCAGCAGCTCCACAAGCTGCGCCGCACCCTGCGGGCCTCCACGCGCTCCAACCCCAGCGCGCTCGCGCCCGGCTTCGAGAAGGCCGCCGCGGTGGCGGAAGCGGACTCGCGCCGTCCCACCACGCCGGTGCCGGTGCCCCCGGAGCTGAACACCCCGCTGACCTCGCAGGAGCTGCGCGCCGCGGGCGTCCGCAGTCCGCTGCGCAAGCACCTGCCGCTGCTGGGTGCCGTGAGCTTCGCACTGCTGCTGCTCGCGGGCGCCGCCGCGGTCGTCATCCGCGGCGCGAAGGCCCCCGCGCTCGTGCCGCCGTCCATCATGCCGCAGCAAGCCGCGGCGCCGGAGCAGACCGCTGCGGTCACGCCGCAGCAAGCCGCGGCGCCGGAGCAGGCCGCGGCGGTCCCCTCGCCTCCCCCCGAGTCAGAGCAGGCCCCCGTGGAGGAAGTGCCGCTTCAGCCCCTGGTCGTCGCCGCCGTCGCGCCGGCTCCGCCGGACAGCGTGGAACGTCCGCCGCCGGCCCCGCGCGCCGAGGACACCCGAGTCGCGCCGCCCCGCCCCCTGAAAGCCTCCGCCCCCACGCTGGAGGACATCCTCCAGAGCATCAACCGGCTGGAGCGCCGGGTGGACCGACTGGAGACGAGCGGGAAGATTGATGCCCCCAAGGCCAACGCCGCGCGCAACCTGCTGGCGAAGTACCGCGACGACGCGCGGGCCGACACCAGCGCCCACGCCCGCATCGACCTGCTCAAGAAGGTAACGGGCGTGGCGGGGATGATTCGCTGA
- a CDS encoding transglycosylase domain-containing protein, translated as MKSLLWTILFMLGLAGVVIPLTYLYTASKLPPLESEFDVEKQLKHSIEGERMSLRAGQSQRNPRPITFVRPDFSKLPKDLVALYIRHLECPRYFQTPREDGPAWAWRLFLGATVGTSPPGDGACERVLAMRIAAALGIEGTRERSVAAHRIHTFMQKDQLIAYDLSIIYFERGIVGVEDAALALFGRELSELKLEELAELQLALPPYSDYYGIKICKNPTVLRQDRNRLLEDLAAWRLVSEDRARNAMAQPLACAR; from the coding sequence GTGAAGAGTCTGCTCTGGACAATCTTGTTCATGCTGGGCCTGGCCGGCGTGGTGATTCCGCTGACGTACCTCTACACGGCGAGCAAGCTGCCGCCGCTGGAGAGCGAATTCGACGTGGAGAAGCAGCTCAAACACAGCATCGAAGGCGAGCGGATGAGCCTCCGGGCGGGGCAGTCCCAGCGCAACCCGCGCCCCATCACCTTCGTGCGGCCGGATTTCTCCAAGCTGCCCAAGGACCTGGTGGCCCTCTACATCCGCCACCTGGAGTGCCCCCGGTACTTCCAGACGCCACGAGAGGACGGGCCCGCGTGGGCCTGGCGTCTGTTCCTGGGCGCCACCGTAGGTACGTCGCCGCCAGGAGATGGGGCGTGTGAGCGCGTCCTGGCCATGCGCATCGCCGCCGCGCTGGGCATCGAGGGCACGCGTGAGCGGTCGGTGGCCGCACACCGCATCCACACCTTCATGCAGAAGGACCAGCTCATCGCGTACGACCTGTCCATCATCTACTTCGAGCGCGGCATCGTCGGCGTGGAGGACGCGGCCCTGGCGCTCTTTGGCCGTGAGCTGAGCGAGTTGAAGCTGGAGGAGCTCGCCGAGCTGCAACTGGCCCTGCCGCCGTACTCCGACTACTACGGCATCAAGATTTGCAAGAACCCCACGGTGCTCCGGCAGGACCGCAACCGGCTGCTGGAGGACCTGGCGGCGTGGCGGTTGGTGAGCGAGGACCGCGCGCGCAACGCCATGGCCCAGCCGCTGGCCTGCGCGCGCTGA
- a CDS encoding NAD-binding oxidoreductase: protein MHDWHPATVTDSAPAADGLTDLVLDVQGTPLAGTHERPGQYVHLRLPGVGQGLFAIASPPGRPGTQWEFLLKVGSPLPDALIHLPRGAHVDVSRPEGRGFPLERARGQDVLLFATGSGISAIRSVITSIQLERGAYGQVTLYFGARTPGAFAYTDELHEWEAGGVRVVRTVSQPGASGWQGLTGYVQAHLAEEPVQAAVAFLCGQKEMVRGVMTTLQARGMPAGDIHLNF from the coding sequence ATGCACGACTGGCACCCGGCCACCGTCACTGACAGTGCACCCGCCGCAGATGGCCTCACCGACCTCGTGCTGGACGTCCAGGGCACGCCCCTGGCCGGAACCCATGAGCGGCCCGGCCAATACGTCCACCTCCGCCTGCCTGGTGTGGGACAGGGGCTCTTTGCCATCGCCTCCCCGCCCGGCCGCCCGGGGACGCAATGGGAGTTCCTCCTCAAGGTGGGCAGCCCGCTGCCCGACGCCCTCATCCACCTTCCCCGGGGCGCCCACGTCGACGTGTCACGGCCAGAAGGACGGGGCTTCCCCCTGGAGCGCGCCCGCGGCCAGGACGTGCTCCTGTTCGCCACCGGCTCCGGCATCTCCGCCATCCGCTCCGTCATCACCAGCATCCAGTTGGAGCGCGGCGCCTACGGCCAGGTGACGCTCTACTTCGGCGCGCGAACACCGGGCGCCTTCGCCTACACGGACGAACTCCACGAGTGGGAAGCCGGCGGGGTGCGTGTGGTGCGCACCGTCAGCCAGCCCGGCGCCAGCGGCTGGCAGGGCCTCACTGGCTATGTGCAGGCCCACCTGGCTGAAGAACCCGTGCAGGCCGCGGTGGCCTTCCTCTGCGGGCAGAAGGAGATGGTGCGGGGCGTGATGACGACGCTCCAGGCCCGCGGCATGCCCGCGGGTGACATCCACCTCAACTTCTGA
- a CDS encoding DUF1565 domain-containing protein has protein sequence MRKTRMLGATGTALVAALGAGACYDFDSARQRCSDEGRCEPNVAACTPVPGEDLPDDAFADTDCDGVDGQADAGLFIDPMDGDDDAGVGTRQAPLRTVGRALAMLRELDGGPRHLFLAGGAYDEADLVLDVPVSLHGGYAGRSGGWRRAANRVAMFDAGTLGLTVQGLQDAGVLMEYVQISAATAAGPGEPSIAVRMVDSSGVRLRHVTLAAGAGGQGAPGEAGDAGLGGPDGGEGGDGLSGYSDPGQGGTAPPITCPDGIQPTGGAGVIGSSGGNPGRDGGTGGPGEMGGAGGAGGEAPDAACSRFECVCNPYPGERGQGGAEGGLGTPGGGGAGTGVLRDGTWVAGQQGEPGGGGTAGSGGGGGGSGGSCKLENTIVAGGGGSGAGGAGGCGGEGGRGGGGGGASISLLLIGSQAAMEEGSVLRTLGGGPGGEGGEGGTGGPGGEGGHGGNGGQVVRDGGVVDGGIIIHRTTGGPGGEGGPGGAGGAGGGGGGGGGGPSVGVWCGPGATVRYTDGGVTFQVGPGGPGGAGPGLDGSTGEQLPDFNCVSANP, from the coding sequence ATGCGGAAGACCAGGATGCTCGGCGCCACGGGTACGGCGCTCGTGGCGGCGCTCGGTGCGGGCGCTTGCTACGACTTCGACAGTGCCCGGCAGCGCTGCAGCGACGAGGGACGCTGCGAGCCCAACGTCGCCGCCTGTACGCCCGTCCCCGGCGAGGACCTTCCCGACGACGCCTTCGCCGATACCGACTGTGACGGCGTGGATGGCCAGGCGGACGCGGGGCTCTTCATCGACCCCATGGACGGGGATGACGACGCGGGCGTGGGCACCCGGCAGGCGCCGCTGCGCACCGTGGGCCGCGCGCTGGCGATGCTGCGCGAACTGGATGGCGGCCCGCGCCACCTGTTCCTCGCGGGCGGCGCCTACGACGAGGCGGACCTGGTGCTGGACGTCCCCGTCTCGCTGCACGGCGGATATGCCGGACGCAGTGGCGGTTGGCGTCGCGCCGCGAACCGCGTGGCCATGTTCGACGCCGGCACGCTGGGGTTGACGGTGCAGGGACTCCAGGACGCCGGTGTGCTGATGGAGTACGTGCAGATCAGCGCCGCCACCGCGGCCGGCCCCGGTGAGCCCTCCATCGCCGTGCGCATGGTGGACTCCTCCGGGGTCCGTCTGCGTCACGTCACCCTGGCCGCGGGCGCGGGTGGCCAGGGCGCCCCCGGCGAGGCGGGGGACGCGGGCCTGGGCGGCCCGGACGGAGGTGAAGGAGGGGACGGCCTCAGCGGCTACTCCGATCCGGGACAGGGCGGGACGGCCCCCCCCATCACCTGCCCGGATGGCATCCAGCCCACGGGCGGCGCGGGGGTGATTGGCAGCAGCGGCGGCAATCCAGGACGGGATGGCGGCACGGGTGGGCCCGGCGAAATGGGCGGCGCAGGCGGCGCGGGCGGCGAGGCACCGGACGCCGCGTGCTCCAGGTTCGAGTGCGTCTGCAACCCCTACCCCGGCGAGCGAGGCCAGGGCGGCGCGGAAGGAGGCCTCGGGACTCCGGGCGGCGGCGGCGCGGGCACGGGGGTGCTGCGCGACGGGACCTGGGTCGCCGGACAGCAAGGCGAGCCCGGCGGCGGCGGCACGGCGGGCTCCGGCGGTGGCGGCGGCGGGTCTGGCGGAAGCTGCAAACTCGAAAACACGATTGTCGCTGGCGGCGGCGGAAGTGGCGCGGGCGGCGCCGGCGGCTGTGGCGGTGAAGGCGGCCGCGGCGGCGGCGGTGGCGGCGCGTCCATCTCCCTGCTGCTCATCGGTTCCCAGGCGGCCATGGAGGAAGGCAGCGTGCTGCGCACGCTCGGCGGAGGCCCGGGTGGCGAGGGTGGCGAAGGCGGTACCGGAGGCCCCGGAGGCGAAGGCGGACACGGCGGCAACGGCGGCCAGGTCGTGCGGGACGGAGGCGTCGTCGACGGAGGCATCATCATCCACCGGACGACCGGCGGTCCCGGCGGCGAGGGTGGTCCCGGCGGCGCGGGCGGCGCGGGCGGCGGAGGCGGTGGTGGTGGCGGTGGGCCCTCGGTGGGCGTGTGGTGTGGCCCGGGCGCGACGGTCCGCTACACGGATGGCGGCGTCACCTTCCAGGTCGGTCCGGGCGGTCCGGGCGGCGCCGGCCCCGGGCTCGACGGGAGCACGGGCGAGCAACTGCCGGACTTCAACTGCGTCAGCGCCAACCCGTAG
- the dnaJ gene encoding molecular chaperone DnaJ, whose product MSAAAGQKRDYYEVLGVQKSVSAQELKSAFRKVALQYHPDRNPGNSDAEEKFKEASEAYEVLSDPERRAKYDRFGHAGNPFDGFGGAGGGFQGVNINDIFGEIFGDIFGGGRGGRRTSSRGADLRYNLEITFEEAAFGCRPKVTIPRPKKCDTCSGSGSKSNTGPRPCSACGGSGELRYTQGFFAVSRPCGDCGGTGAVVPDPCTRCKGSGKVPSEEVIEVAIPGGVDNGTRVRLSGMGEPGDRGGPPGDLYVTVIVKEHPLFQREEYEVFCEVPISFTQAALGAKIDVPTLDGKVKMTVPNGTQSGKVFRLKGKGIPHLHSQQRGDQHVRVVVETPTELSSKQRELLEKFAEASGEESHPQSKSFIAKVKELFG is encoded by the coding sequence ATGTCAGCGGCGGCGGGTCAGAAACGCGACTACTACGAGGTCCTGGGCGTCCAGAAATCTGTCTCCGCGCAGGAGCTCAAGAGCGCGTTCCGCAAGGTGGCGCTGCAGTACCACCCGGATCGCAATCCGGGGAACTCGGACGCCGAGGAGAAGTTCAAGGAGGCCTCGGAAGCCTATGAGGTGCTGAGCGACCCTGAACGGCGGGCGAAGTACGACCGCTTCGGGCACGCGGGCAACCCCTTCGACGGCTTCGGTGGCGCCGGGGGCGGGTTCCAGGGCGTCAACATCAACGACATCTTCGGCGAGATTTTCGGCGACATCTTCGGCGGTGGCCGGGGAGGGCGGCGGACGAGCTCGCGTGGCGCGGACCTGCGCTACAACCTGGAAATCACCTTCGAGGAAGCGGCCTTCGGCTGCCGGCCCAAGGTGACCATTCCCCGGCCGAAGAAGTGCGACACCTGCTCCGGCTCCGGCAGCAAGAGCAACACCGGGCCCCGGCCCTGCTCGGCGTGCGGCGGCAGCGGCGAGCTGCGCTACACCCAGGGCTTCTTCGCGGTGTCCCGGCCCTGTGGTGACTGCGGCGGCACGGGCGCGGTGGTGCCGGACCCGTGCACGCGTTGCAAGGGCTCGGGCAAGGTGCCCTCCGAGGAGGTCATCGAGGTGGCCATCCCGGGCGGCGTGGACAACGGCACGCGCGTGCGGCTGTCCGGCATGGGCGAGCCTGGAGACCGGGGCGGTCCGCCGGGTGACCTCTACGTCACCGTCATCGTGAAGGAGCACCCGCTCTTCCAGCGCGAGGAGTACGAGGTCTTCTGCGAGGTGCCCATCTCCTTCACGCAGGCGGCGCTGGGCGCGAAAATCGACGTCCCCACGCTGGACGGCAAGGTGAAGATGACCGTCCCCAACGGCACCCAGTCCGGCAAGGTGTTCCGGCTCAAGGGCAAGGGCATCCCCCACCTGCACAGCCAGCAGCGGGGAGACCAGCACGTGCGCGTCGTGGTGGAGACGCCCACCGAGCTGTCGTCGAAGCAGCGCGAGCTGCTGGAGAAGTTCGCGGAGGCCTCCGGCGAGGAGTCGCACCCGCAGTCGAAGAGCTTCATCGCCAAGGTGAAGGAGCTGTTCGGCTGA
- a CDS encoding WD40 repeat domain-containing protein has translation MKFARGAFALLAGGVVAVGGGGCAHAPPRVSPELSARLESEPGTWVSGSASGLGRKAVLNNKDFIWGLAFAPQGARVAYSRLGSKSYFLSVWELGSAEPTMLADPAINPYEFDVEGVAFSPDGTRVATAGKDSVVRLFDAATGALVAERRTEEPLSVVAFHPEGQWLVVGSYKGLMTVLSAPALEYGSEERGHLGPVTALAFAPDGTLYSGGWDKHVRAWRTSVEGLRPGQARMRFERRAGSVVLGGTVNDKAPLSFALDARAPALVLTSEAAAAAGIDVPFLKETVNVPGPLGTIAARLAPAQSLRFKSMRVEGVDVAICDACVPQGTQGVLGAPFSERVDVAFDEVTQEAVLSLKGGPPEGAVTVDALVLARRSEFPFPAYVSDVTVDARGQRLGVGLSEQKPERDRGVYERERKGVEEPQGPFNAGALVDAQSGQVLAKWPVHRGVVATAAISPDGRSLASGGWDKRVYLFTEGDVDARGEHRFDWSVRRVRFSPDGRWLGVAAWTPQVASRDGDSDPAAVLLDVGYESPTVQGPGTAGASVAP, from the coding sequence ATGAAGTTCGCGAGGGGGGCGTTCGCACTGCTGGCGGGCGGGGTGGTGGCGGTAGGGGGTGGTGGCTGTGCACACGCGCCTCCTCGGGTGTCCCCGGAGCTGAGCGCCCGGCTGGAGTCGGAGCCGGGCACCTGGGTGTCCGGTAGCGCCTCGGGCCTTGGGCGCAAGGCCGTCCTCAACAACAAGGACTTCATCTGGGGCCTGGCCTTCGCGCCCCAAGGCGCCCGGGTGGCGTACTCGCGCCTGGGCAGCAAGTCCTACTTCCTCTCCGTCTGGGAGCTGGGCTCCGCCGAGCCGACGATGCTGGCGGACCCGGCCATCAACCCCTACGAGTTCGACGTGGAGGGCGTGGCCTTCTCCCCGGATGGCACGCGCGTGGCCACCGCGGGCAAGGACAGCGTGGTGCGCCTCTTCGACGCGGCCACCGGCGCGCTCGTGGCGGAGCGCCGCACCGAGGAACCGCTGTCCGTGGTGGCCTTCCACCCGGAGGGGCAGTGGCTGGTGGTGGGCAGCTACAAGGGACTGATGACGGTGTTGTCGGCGCCCGCGCTGGAGTACGGCTCCGAGGAGCGCGGACACCTGGGGCCGGTGACGGCGCTGGCCTTCGCGCCGGACGGGACGCTGTATTCGGGCGGCTGGGACAAGCACGTGCGGGCCTGGCGCACCTCCGTGGAGGGGCTGCGGCCGGGGCAGGCGCGCATGCGCTTCGAGCGGCGCGCCGGCTCCGTGGTGCTGGGCGGCACGGTGAATGACAAGGCGCCGCTGTCCTTCGCGTTGGATGCGCGCGCGCCCGCGCTGGTGCTCACCAGCGAGGCGGCCGCCGCGGCGGGCATCGACGTGCCCTTCTTGAAGGAGACGGTCAACGTGCCGGGGCCGCTGGGCACCATCGCCGCGCGGCTGGCGCCGGCCCAGTCCCTGCGCTTCAAGTCCATGCGGGTGGAGGGCGTAGACGTCGCCATCTGTGACGCGTGCGTGCCGCAGGGCACCCAGGGCGTGCTGGGCGCGCCCTTCTCCGAACGGGTGGACGTGGCCTTCGACGAAGTCACGCAGGAGGCCGTGCTGTCGCTGAAGGGCGGCCCGCCCGAGGGCGCGGTGACGGTGGACGCGCTGGTGCTCGCGCGGCGCTCGGAGTTTCCCTTCCCGGCCTACGTGAGCGACGTCACCGTGGACGCGCGCGGCCAGAGGCTGGGGGTGGGGCTGTCGGAGCAGAAGCCGGAGCGCGACCGCGGCGTGTACGAGCGCGAGCGCAAGGGCGTGGAGGAGCCGCAGGGCCCCTTCAACGCGGGCGCGCTGGTGGACGCGCAGTCCGGTCAGGTGCTGGCGAAGTGGCCGGTGCACCGGGGCGTGGTGGCCACCGCGGCCATCTCCCCGGACGGGCGCTCGCTGGCCAGCGGCGGCTGGGACAAGCGCGTGTACCTGTTCACCGAAGGGGACGTGGACGCGCGCGGCGAGCACCGCTTCGACTGGTCCGTGCGGCGCGTGCGCTTCAGCCCGGATGGGCGCTGGCTGGGCGTGGCCGCGTGGACGCCCCAGGTGGCCAGCCGCGACGGGGACAGCGACCCGGCGGCGGTGCTGCTGGACGTGGGCTATGAATCGCCCACTGTGCAGGGGCCGGGCACGGCCGGCGCGTCCGTCGCTCCGTAG